One region of Mycolicibacterium rhodesiae NBB3 genomic DNA includes:
- a CDS encoding ESX secretion-associated protein EspG yields MTTGSAQSARHDATHIDDVVGVEVTIDGMLVIADRLGQSEFPTALGIRLNIPQPELRDIVWEQVARDLTAQGVLDVFGQPHPEVAAMVDTLSRADRTLEARWWRRDVGGKMIRFVVCRKGDRHVVAARDGDMLVLQRVAPQVGLAGMVNTVLGSANAADVEPLTGVSSQLAECRDASQLLKYGVAPASARAYANIIADPASWVEITALERHPGGTFTQADVAAGVLDSKQGRIVSIPRRVNGELYGSFLPGSPENLQRALDGLIEFLPSGSWFDKTPTDPADPHGTELQ; encoded by the coding sequence ATGACGACGGGGAGTGCGCAATCCGCGCGACACGACGCCACGCATATCGATGACGTCGTCGGAGTCGAGGTCACGATCGACGGAATGCTGGTCATCGCCGACCGCCTGGGCCAGTCGGAGTTTCCGACGGCACTGGGTATCCGGCTGAACATTCCGCAGCCTGAGCTGCGCGACATCGTCTGGGAACAGGTCGCGCGTGATCTGACCGCGCAGGGTGTCCTGGACGTGTTCGGCCAACCCCACCCGGAAGTCGCGGCGATGGTGGACACGCTCAGCCGCGCCGACCGCACACTGGAGGCTCGCTGGTGGCGACGTGACGTGGGCGGCAAGATGATCCGTTTCGTGGTGTGCCGCAAGGGAGATCGGCACGTGGTCGCCGCGCGCGACGGCGACATGCTGGTCCTTCAGCGGGTCGCGCCGCAGGTCGGTCTGGCAGGAATGGTGAACACTGTCCTCGGGTCCGCCAACGCTGCCGACGTCGAGCCGCTGACCGGTGTCTCGAGTCAGTTGGCGGAATGCCGCGATGCAAGCCAGCTCCTCAAGTACGGCGTCGCACCGGCGTCGGCACGCGCGTACGCGAACATCATCGCCGACCCGGCGAGTTGGGTGGAGATCACCGCGCTGGAACGCCATCCCGGAGGGACATTCACCCAAGCCGATGTCGCGGCAGGGGTACTCGACTCCAAACAGGGCCGCATCGTGTCGATACCGCGTCGGGTGAACGGAGAGCTGTACGGCAGCTTCCTGCCGGGCAGTCCCGAGAACCTCCAGCGCGCGCTGGACGGCCTGATCGAATTCCTGCCGTCCGGCAGCTGGTTCGACAAGACCCCAACCGACCCAGCAGATCCACATGGGACCGAACTGCAGTGA
- a CDS encoding EspA/EspE family type VII secretion system effector codes for MKRRHTGASDDTRDASADVVGTDLLDFGRLIIAGMKMTTGEGEPDPGSSFRNGREGFDKAGATLRSAVPDDSWSGVGSRAYADQNTRQQLRSEAMADADEAVFAVLVRESLQIKARRDTLDTQADLLAKTSSVTFPLQFIPRYGEAAKLAIETAALNSALQLCARTLYELQSEVSANAAELGQAVGRYAGVADTATGAVDFNPPPAPDTVDSGVAPVGSGGPLPGVTTLGEGVHVR; via the coding sequence GTGAAGCGCCGCCACACCGGTGCGTCCGACGACACGCGTGACGCGTCGGCCGACGTCGTGGGCACCGACTTGCTGGACTTCGGCCGGCTGATCATCGCCGGCATGAAAATGACCACAGGAGAGGGCGAACCCGACCCTGGGTCGTCGTTCCGAAACGGCCGCGAAGGCTTCGACAAGGCCGGTGCCACGTTGCGCTCGGCGGTCCCAGATGACAGTTGGAGCGGCGTCGGGTCACGGGCGTACGCCGACCAGAACACCCGACAGCAGCTCCGGTCCGAGGCGATGGCCGATGCCGACGAGGCGGTCTTCGCCGTCCTCGTCCGGGAGTCCCTCCAAATCAAGGCACGCCGGGACACCCTCGATACCCAGGCGGACCTCTTGGCCAAGACCAGCTCCGTGACCTTCCCCCTCCAATTCATTCCGCGGTATGGCGAAGCCGCCAAGCTGGCCATCGAGACGGCGGCGTTGAACTCCGCGCTTCAACTGTGCGCACGCACGCTCTACGAACTGCAGTCCGAAGTGTCCGCCAACGCCGCGGAGCTCGGTCAAGCCGTCGGCCGCTACGCCGGAGTCGCCGACACCGCGACGGGTGCGGTCGATTTCAATCCCCCGCCGGCGCCGGATACCGTGGATTCGGGGGTAGCACCGGTCGGGTCCGGGGGGCCGCTACCGGGAGTTACGACGTTGGGGGAAGGCGTTCATGTCCGGTGA
- a CDS encoding WhiB family transcriptional regulator: protein MDTTHWDETPVGACTRDPERWTTSADDEAKAICRACPRRWLCAREACESPRAEGLWAGIVIPEGGRGRMFALRQLKSLAERNGQQVRARRYYYAETA from the coding sequence ATGGACACCACACACTGGGACGAGACGCCTGTTGGAGCGTGCACGCGTGATCCCGAACGATGGACGACCTCGGCCGACGACGAGGCCAAGGCGATCTGCCGGGCGTGTCCACGCCGCTGGTTGTGCGCCCGTGAAGCCTGCGAGTCACCACGCGCGGAGGGACTGTGGGCCGGCATCGTGATCCCCGAAGGCGGCCGCGGCCGCATGTTTGCTCTGCGGCAGTTGAAATCACTGGCCGAACGCAACGGACAGCAGGTCCGAGCCCGTCGCTACTACTACGCGGAGACCGCCTGA
- a CDS encoding acyl-CoA carboxylase subunit beta codes for MPDEPIRADHAELLQRRALTEDAARPDAVERRRSRNGRTARENIADLVDADSFVEYGRFAIAAQRHRRDLADLIARTPGDGLVAGTARVNGDLFGEQHSACAVLSYDYTVLAGTQGALGHRKKDRLFDLIERMRLPTVFFAEGGGGRPGDTDYPTVSALDARAFKLWAALSGLVPRISVVKGRCFAGNAVIAGSSDLIVATEDTSIGMGGPAMIAGGGLGDVHPDEVGPISMQEPNGVVDVVVADEAEAVTVTKRLLGYFQGTTTPGSAADQKLLRTMVPERARRAYPVNPIIETLADEGSVTFLRPRFAAEMVTALARIDGRAVGVIANNSMVMAGAITAAASDKAARFVQLCDAFELPVVSLIDCPGYMVGPAAEADALVRRASRMLVAGAAMSVPLVAVVLRRGYGLGAQAMLGGSLHEPVLTVAWPGAHLGPMGLEGAVRLGLRKELEAIADDEEREARVREATAAAQDNAKALNAAQLFEIDDVIDPADTRRLIIDTLTAATMHQRRRAERRFVDTW; via the coding sequence ATGCCTGACGAGCCGATCCGAGCCGACCATGCGGAGCTGTTGCAGCGCCGCGCCCTGACCGAAGATGCGGCGCGGCCAGATGCGGTCGAGCGCAGGCGCTCCCGCAATGGTCGTACCGCCCGGGAGAACATCGCCGACCTCGTCGATGCCGACTCGTTCGTCGAGTACGGGCGCTTCGCGATCGCGGCCCAGCGTCACCGCCGCGACCTCGCGGACCTGATCGCCCGGACCCCGGGCGACGGGTTGGTCGCGGGCACCGCGCGCGTGAACGGCGACCTGTTCGGTGAGCAGCACTCCGCCTGCGCGGTGCTGTCCTACGACTACACCGTGCTCGCGGGCACGCAGGGCGCACTGGGCCATCGCAAGAAGGACCGCCTCTTCGACCTGATCGAGCGCATGCGACTACCGACGGTGTTCTTCGCCGAGGGCGGCGGGGGACGACCCGGGGACACCGACTACCCGACGGTGTCCGCGCTCGACGCCCGCGCGTTCAAGCTCTGGGCCGCCCTATCGGGTCTGGTGCCGCGCATCTCGGTCGTGAAGGGGCGCTGCTTCGCGGGCAACGCCGTCATCGCGGGCTCGTCGGATCTGATCGTGGCCACCGAGGACACCTCGATCGGGATGGGTGGCCCGGCGATGATCGCGGGCGGCGGCCTCGGCGATGTCCACCCCGACGAGGTGGGTCCGATCAGCATGCAGGAGCCCAACGGCGTCGTCGACGTCGTCGTCGCCGACGAGGCCGAGGCGGTGACCGTGACCAAACGTCTGCTCGGCTACTTCCAGGGCACGACGACACCGGGGAGCGCTGCCGACCAAAAGCTCTTGCGCACAATGGTTCCCGAACGCGCCCGGCGTGCCTACCCGGTGAACCCGATCATCGAGACGCTGGCCGACGAAGGGTCGGTGACGTTTCTGCGGCCGCGCTTCGCCGCCGAAATGGTGACCGCGCTGGCGCGGATCGACGGCCGCGCCGTCGGCGTCATCGCGAACAACAGCATGGTGATGGCCGGCGCCATCACGGCGGCCGCATCCGACAAGGCGGCGCGCTTCGTGCAACTGTGCGACGCGTTCGAGCTGCCCGTCGTTTCGCTGATCGACTGCCCGGGCTACATGGTGGGGCCCGCGGCTGAGGCCGATGCCCTGGTGCGTCGCGCGTCGCGGATGCTGGTTGCCGGGGCCGCCATGAGCGTGCCGCTGGTCGCGGTGGTGCTGCGCCGGGGTTACGGCCTTGGCGCACAGGCGATGCTGGGCGGCAGCCTGCACGAGCCCGTGCTCACTGTCGCATGGCCCGGTGCACACCTCGGCCCGATGGGACTCGAAGGTGCCGTCCGGTTGGGTCTTCGAAAGGAACTCGAGGCGATCGCCGACGACGAGGAACGTGAGGCGCGGGTGCGTGAGGCAACCGCCGCGGCACAGGATAATGCCAAGGCGCTCAATGCCGCTCAGCTTTTCGAGATCGATGACGTGATCGACCCGGCCGACACACGGCGGCTCATCATCGACACGCTGACCGCGGCCACCATGCACCAACGTCGCCGCGCCGAGCGCCGCTTCGTCGACACCTGGTAG
- a CDS encoding MinD/ParA family ATP-binding protein, producing the protein MTDRDDELRRKLGWTGPEETDYEPSAAESEPAPPTREGPVRPPVDFVPPSPADTWDTRDGDLGATSELARPSAPSWESGPPLGVREPERPGGSFRQPPQRFGPPPGTARNTGPLPPGAQPWRPAPEHQPPRPQGPPMQMPGGHPPQSTQPWFPGGYGPDPRMAPPASGSYADRIRQDDLVPQRRVPPSRGWRFVVYKATFGMVNLGRGPDEILQAQLEAKVRSPLRGHFKVGVMGKGGVGKTTVSASIGSVFAELRQDDRVVAIDADTAFGKLGSRVDPRAQGSYWELAADQHLETFADIRNRVGNNSAGLFVLAGEGTPARRRVLDPAIYREATARLDRYFTISIVDCSSTMDTPVTQEVLRDLDAMVVVSSPWVDGAAAAGQTLDWLAARGLTSLLQRTVVVLNDSDGHADKRTRSILAQQFSAQGQVVVEVPFDGHLRPGGVIDRTGEMSPATRRKFIEVVAALAEYYPTHDDRTRERY; encoded by the coding sequence GTGACCGACCGCGATGACGAATTGCGGAGAAAGCTCGGATGGACCGGCCCCGAGGAGACCGACTACGAGCCGTCGGCCGCCGAATCCGAGCCCGCTCCCCCGACGCGGGAAGGTCCCGTGCGTCCTCCCGTCGACTTCGTCCCGCCTTCGCCAGCCGACACCTGGGATACCCGGGACGGGGATCTCGGCGCGACATCGGAGCTCGCCCGGCCGAGCGCGCCATCGTGGGAGTCCGGCCCACCCCTTGGTGTCAGGGAGCCTGAGCGGCCGGGTGGCAGCTTTCGTCAACCACCTCAGCGGTTCGGTCCGCCGCCGGGCACGGCGCGCAACACCGGCCCGCTGCCACCGGGTGCGCAACCGTGGCGGCCTGCGCCTGAGCATCAACCGCCCCGCCCGCAAGGTCCGCCGATGCAGATGCCCGGCGGCCATCCTCCGCAATCGACACAGCCGTGGTTCCCCGGCGGATACGGTCCCGACCCCCGGATGGCCCCGCCGGCCAGCGGGTCATACGCAGACCGCATCCGGCAGGACGACCTGGTGCCGCAGCGCCGTGTGCCGCCGAGTCGAGGGTGGCGGTTCGTGGTGTACAAGGCCACGTTCGGGATGGTGAATCTGGGGCGGGGTCCGGACGAGATCCTGCAGGCGCAGCTCGAGGCGAAGGTCCGCTCCCCACTGCGTGGGCACTTCAAAGTCGGCGTGATGGGCAAGGGCGGTGTTGGGAAGACGACGGTGTCGGCGAGTATCGGTTCGGTCTTCGCCGAACTCCGGCAGGACGACCGCGTGGTGGCCATCGACGCCGACACCGCATTCGGCAAGCTCGGCAGCCGTGTCGACCCGAGAGCGCAGGGCTCCTACTGGGAGCTGGCCGCCGATCAGCACCTCGAGACGTTCGCCGACATCCGCAACCGGGTTGGCAACAATTCGGCCGGGCTGTTCGTGCTTGCCGGAGAGGGCACGCCGGCGCGCCGACGGGTGTTGGATCCGGCGATCTATCGGGAGGCGACAGCGCGCCTGGACCGCTACTTCACGATCTCCATCGTCGACTGCAGCTCAACAATGGACACCCCGGTCACCCAGGAGGTGCTGCGGGATCTCGATGCGATGGTCGTGGTCTCCTCGCCGTGGGTCGACGGAGCGGCAGCTGCGGGGCAGACACTGGACTGGCTCGCCGCCCGCGGGCTCACTTCTCTGTTGCAGCGCACCGTCGTCGTCCTCAACGACTCCGACGGGCACGCCGACAAGCGGACGCGTTCGATCCTGGCGCAACAGTTCTCGGCCCAGGGCCAGGTCGTCGTCGAAGTGCCCTTCGACGGGCATCTGCGGCCGGGGGGTGTCATCGACCGCACGGGCGAGATGTCACCCGCGACGAGGCGCAAGTTCATCGAGGTCGTGGCGGCGTTGGCCGAGTATTACCCGACCCACGATGATCGGACCCGGGAGCGCTACTGA
- a CDS encoding MarR family winged helix-turn-helix transcriptional regulator, whose protein sequence is MTVVEADTDPLALEQQVCFALAITNRAVQAVYRPLLDPLGLTHPQYLVMLALWDNHKTNTDRPLSVKAIATALQMDSATLSPMLKRLEALGLITRARNAADERTTDVGLTKAGIQLRRRALKIPPAVVERLGVGLDELDRLRDVLTRVNAAALAAGALDEGKDPR, encoded by the coding sequence ATGACAGTCGTCGAGGCGGACACCGATCCCCTGGCGCTCGAACAGCAGGTGTGTTTCGCACTCGCGATCACCAACCGCGCCGTACAGGCGGTGTACCGCCCGCTGCTCGATCCGCTCGGGCTCACCCACCCGCAGTACCTCGTAATGCTCGCGCTGTGGGACAACCACAAGACGAACACCGACCGGCCGTTGTCGGTCAAGGCCATTGCCACTGCACTGCAAATGGATTCGGCGACACTGTCTCCGATGCTCAAGCGGCTCGAAGCACTCGGCTTGATCACCCGTGCACGCAACGCCGCCGATGAACGGACCACCGACGTGGGCCTGACCAAGGCCGGCATCCAGCTGCGGCGGCGTGCACTCAAGATTCCGCCCGCGGTGGTGGAACGACTCGGTGTCGGCCTCGACGAGCTCGACCGGCTGCGCGACGTGCTCACCCGCGTCAACGCTGCGGCGCTGGCTGCCGGGGCGCTCGATGAAGGAAAGGATCCACGATGA
- a CDS encoding type VII secretion target has product MSGDALRVTTAHLVGLTAAQVRAAADIRSATSAVEGADAAVRSTHGAISSATADAVSQIVAARRDAGTKMAMIADELGDKLTEAARRYEQTDDTMSRALRGQVQPR; this is encoded by the coding sequence ATGTCCGGTGATGCCTTGCGCGTCACAACTGCGCACCTCGTCGGACTCACCGCCGCGCAGGTGCGCGCCGCCGCAGACATCAGATCCGCCACATCGGCAGTGGAGGGGGCGGATGCCGCGGTGCGAAGTACGCACGGCGCCATCTCGTCGGCGACCGCTGACGCGGTCAGCCAGATCGTCGCTGCGCGTCGGGATGCAGGCACGAAGATGGCGATGATCGCGGACGAACTCGGCGACAAGTTGACCGAGGCCGCGCGACGCTACGAGCAGACCGACGACACGATGAGCCGCGCGCTGAGAGGGCAGGTGCAGCCGAGATGA